The sequence below is a genomic window from Phaeodactylum tricornutum CCAP 1055/1 chromosome 14, whole genome shotgun sequence.
AATCGGCTTACTCTAtattccttttccaaaatgctTACCATGAAAGCTTCCTTACTTTTTTTTGGCGGCTCTGAAGGATCCAGAAGAGTTTGGCTGGACTGATGCGAATGATAGATCTAAACAGAACCTTCGCAACAAAAAAAAGATCCGTGTGGTCGAGGAACAAATTTCCCGGTTCAACAAAGCCCGACCCAAAAGTCGCAATGTAATTTATGCGTCGCCAATTACCTTGTTAGAAGCTCAGTCGTTCATTTTTCCACGTTTTCCTAAGAGTGAGAAGGAAAGCTTGTTTATTCATGACGTTCTGATGCAAAATTTCATCTTCATGGACTTGTCCACTGAAGAGTGCGACCAATTTGTCGACGCGATGCAGAAAGAAGTTGTTGGACCGGGAACTCCCATAATCACGCAGGGTGCTATTGGTGACTATTTCTACATCATTGAAAGTGGAATGGTCTTGTACATGGACGAAACGAAAGATTCGGGCAAACAAGTCGTCGGAAAGGCATATAGCGGCAGTTCTTTTGGGGAATTGGCATTATTATACGACTGTCCTCGAGCTGTATCATGTGTGGCAGGCCCCGACACTCAAGTTGTTCTCTGGAAAGTAGACCAGAATACCTTTCGCCATTTAGTAGCTCGCCAAACACACGATCATGAGCAGGAGATGAAGGATCTCGTCCGGAAAATTGACATTTTCAAAAATCTTGAAGACCATGCCATCACGAAGTTTACCAATGCTATGACTCCTGTCCACTGGGAAGAAGGGGCAAGAATTGTTCAAAAAGGGGACGAAGGAAATGTTTTTTACATCATAGAGTCCGGAAACGTGAAAATCCATGACATAGGATTGGGTGATAGCCAATTCGAAGATCAAATCGTGGGACCAGGTGGCTGGTTTGGAGAAAGGGCCCTACTTACTGGCGAACACCGGGCTGCGAATGTGACGGCAATGAGCAAGGTGACCACCCTCGCAATGGACCGAGAGACATTTGAGGCGACTGTCGGTCCCCTTAAGAATTTTCTGGAACTTGAAATGAAACGAAAATTTATCAAGAGTATTCCCATCTTTGCTGAGAGTGCAATAACCGACCCAGAAATTAATCAGCTTGTCAATATGATTCAAGAGGCTTGCTACAAGACAGGTGAAAAACTAGTTGAACCAGGCAAGCCTTACCCCATGAACTTGTGGATCATCCGCCACGGGCGATTACTTGTTCTGAGCCAGAAGCACGAGACGTTTAATTTGGAATCAGGCGACTACTTTGGCGACAAATCTGTCCGAGGAGATCCTGCACACATCAGCTCGCACAGCGCTGTTTGTGAGGAGAACTTGACCACATGGGTACTGAAAAGAGAAGATATCGAAAGTGTGATTGGCGATATAAACCGCCTAGGTCAAGGTAAGGCGTTGTCGAAAACTTTGCAGGACAGGAATATTTTGTTGTCGGATTTGGACAAGCATAGGGTACTTGGGAAAGGCGCTTTTGGTGAAGTTTGGTTGGTTAGTGACACCAAGAAAGCGGGAAAGTCCTTCGCCTTAAAATCAATAAGTAAGCGAACGCTGCTTGAATCCAAGCAAGAGCAGAGTGTTATAAACGAGAAGGAATTTCTGTGTTTGCTACAACACCCTTTCATTCTCAACTTGGTTGCATCTTTTCAAGATGAAGAGAATGTttatcttcttcttccgcttgtGCCAGGAGGCGAGCTTTTCAATGTTCTCCAAAAACAGAAACAAAAACATTTGGGATTGGTGAACGACCACGCAGCATTCTACTCTGCCTGTACTATCGAGGCTATTGGGCACCTGCACCAAAGGCAAATCGCTTACCGAGATTTGAAGTTGGAGAATATCTTGATTGATACTGAGGGCTATTGCAAAATCATCGATCTTGGCTTTGCTAAAGTGGTAGTCGACAAGACTTACACACTGGTTGGCACTCCTGAATATCTTGCACCCGAAATTATTTTGTCGAAAGGGCACGATAAATCAGTCGATTACTGGTCGTACGGTGTCCTTGTATATGAGCTTCTCGTAGGACACTCTCCTTTCTATCTCAAACATTCCAGCCAAATCGACATGTTCAAGCGCATTGTCATGCAGAAGTATACGATTCCAGAAACGGTGGAAGGTCATGCGAGAGTTCTGATTCAGGACCTTTTGATCCGAAAACCTGAAAAACGCTTGGGAAATCTGTCCAAAGGCTACTTTGATATTAAAAAACATGCATGGTTCGAAATGTCAAAGATAAAGTTTCGCGCCTTGTTGAAAAAAACCCTCGAGGCGCCTTGGAAACCGCACCTCAGCGGGGCCACAGATTCCTCTAACTTTGACTCTTTCACTCCCGGAAATGCGAACTCGTATAGTAGACGTCTGACAAGCGAAGAGCAAGCCTTATTTAAAGGATTTTAATGTTTTCAACGAACAATTTATTGGAAGGGAGCAAGCAAATTCTCTATTTGTGCTATACGAGCCCAGAAGTATGTTCTCTAGTGAGATGAGAGGCAGTCGCCGCGGCTATCGATATTTTGTTTGTTCGACTCCTTGAAAGATCAACTAGCTGTTGCAGTGCATCGAAACCGTCGATGATTTTCCCAACACAGACATCCTGTTTGTGGAAAGCCGAATTGTCCTTCAGATTGACAAATAGGCCGATTCCGTCATCGCCAAAATCGCTCAACCCAATCGTCCATGGGTCGTGATTTTTCTGAGAATGTTCGATAAACTCGAGCTTTGATTCCCTGTCAGGATTTTCCGGAGCCGCTGCAATTGATCTCCCCTTGTCAAGTCTGAAGCTAGCACCGTCCCAAATCCCCTTTCGAATTTGTTCAAGTAGCGTCCAGGCTGCATGAGGGGTATCATACCACAGCAGAATGGTGAGTTTTGTGCCACCCTGTATATTCCTTTCACCGAAGTTAAGATCCAGGATTACCTGGACTGGACCCTCTCCAAAAGTTCTAACAATGCAGCTGCGAGCGGCGATTTGAATACTTTCTTGAAGCGCTCGTACTTCGTGGCTCAGctcctcttccatttgcCTGAGCTGTTGTGTCTGCTTTCGAATCAGTTCTGAGTCAACCACGACCGCGTTTTTCCGCTCAATCCTACCATCCTCGTTCTGAATGCTGTGAGATTCGACGAAATCTTTTTTGCTAAGTCTGTCAAATTCTTCGTGAAGATTCAAGGCTTGCTGCTCCACACGATGAAGATGTAATAGCAACATGGATTCGTCGTTCTTGAATTTACTTAGCTGGTCGGTCGTCGTAATGGCTCTATGATAAGAGTCGAAAACTAAAAAGGACACAACTATAACCACCGCGAGTTGTAAGAAATGACCGAGTTGCAGCGTTAGAAAAGCCTTGTTGAGAGTGAAGCTTCGTCGCAACGATTTGTGTGATAGTTTGTATGGACTTCCGAAGTCGGCGTCCTCCCATCCATGTCTGACGTGACGAGTGTAAGGAGTTACCGATTTATCCGGACCGTCGTTTTGTTCATCATCATAGCAGGTAGGTTTGCTACTCGATCTTCGTGATCTTAGTGATTGCGTACGAGGCATTGGCCTTTCGGACTGTGGCATAGAACTCTGCCCGTACCAGCCTGATGACATGTTATTCGAGGAAACGGCTCGTTTTCTATTGAAAGTAGAAGATGCTATCGAAATTGGCAAAATATCCACTTTTCCATGCTCAGCAGCCCGAAAAGTATTCACAGATCGTTGTGATAGCTTCTGTAGGGACACACTCTGCATGGCTTCCGGTGACCGGTCTGGTAGCATAGGAGCATGGTCACTGGAACTGGAAGATATGCGAGGCATTTGAAAAGATGTGAATTTGATTGGCGTTTTCCTTTCTGACCTTGTCTTCTCCGGAACTATTGAAAGATTTTGTGTGGGCTCTAAACGCAGCGACGACAAAGTTTGGGTCAAGGGAAGGGGTCCTCCTGAGTCGTCTCCATCCAGCAGGGGTGTCTGGCCAGACGATCCGCCCCCCAGGCGAGGCATAGTCAGTTTGACCTTACTTCTCTTTCGAGTATGGAATGAATCAGAATTCGTTGAGCTGCGGATAACCGCTTGTCAATACAATTGGACTACGCTTGCTGACATTGAggtcaacgacgacaacaacaaactTCTTTTTGATCGTCGTATAGAGATTTCCCATTAGGTTTTCTTTCTACAAGTGGCGGTCATCATGGAAGCTCGATCATCACATTAGCAGGTCATTGAAATTTTTAGATGACTTTTATGTCGTGTGGGGCTAATACAGGTGCTATGGCGCTttgtcaaaaagcaaaatgtcaTGAGAGGATCAATTTATAAATAGTGTCTGTGCTTTGGAAGGACTATCATAAGAGAGTTCAGAGGGTATGAAGGAAGTGTTTTTCTGTTAACAGCTGAGTTGATAGTGATCAACTAGTCCAAATATGGTTTCCTCGGCGTCTGCTTGGCTACCCCTCGGGTGCTGTTCCAATGCATAACCTCTATTTATATTTCGCCAtgccaacaaatccaaaatcgAGAAGTTTGTTGGCAATCACAAAGATATGCTTAGGATGAGCTTTAGCTTGAGAGAATAGAAACTCCTATAACCGTTTCCTATCATTCTAGGAGAAAGTGCGTCGCACGAAAAAATCATCCACAGACATCTGCGCTCAGGAAACGCGACTTGTCAGCAAATCTAGGCCTTTAACTACGCGTCCAATACACACGTCCGTGTTCGAGAGCGGAGACTGATCTTCGAGATTTATCCGAAGAACCAAAAACATGATGTCGCGGTCTTCCTCTTGTCTCAAGGCAACAGCGCCGCGTTCATGACAACCACGCGAGCGCTCGAGAAATTCTAGCAATGGAGTTGTGGTTGCTTGGGTAGAGAATACATCTATAGATCCTGAAAGAAGTCGTTCGAAACGAAGGTCACTCCACAAATTCTTGTCAGCCTGCTGTACAAATATTGAGACAGCGTGGGGAGTGTCATCAGACAACGCAATGGAGATACGTTCCGTCCCCGTCGCATCCAAGCTCAAGCCCACTTGCAACGGCTTGTCTCCAAATTTTTCGTGTAAAAACTGTCTATCATTCAGCTGGACCCGTAGCTGAAGCTTTTGCAAAGAATCTTGTGCATCCCTAACTTCCTGCTTGAGCTGCTCTTTAGTCTCTTGATCCAAATCTATTGGAGATTGAACGGGGTACCGTTGATGGACTTTTTTGGCAGCCTTGTCAATCCACATCATCTGATCAAGCAAATGGCTTCGTTCTTCGTCATACTGCTGCAGCTGAGCCTTGTGAGTTTTTCCTTTGCGGCGCGAGTCAAAAATAAAGCCACCCAGCATAACAATAAGGAGGAGCTGGGATAAATTTGTAATAGTCCATAGTGATTTTACGGGACTGGCaaccttttcctttgaacTCCGGCATTCAAAGGAGTTGTAAGTTCGGAAAGACTCATCCTCCAAATACTCTGAATAATCTTCATTGCCTTGAAGTATGTGCAAGGCTCTAAGCTTGCGACCCGGTGGTGTCCGTTTCCAATTTATTTCTGGCACACTACCACCTAGCTCTCTTCCACTTCCGTTGAGTCTTCGATATGGATCCTTTTGCTCATGCCACAAGGGCGGTTCTAGTATTTCTTCCAACCCCAACGACCTATCCGACGATTGTCGCTCTAACGCAAATCCCATGccttcttgctgctgctgacGTTGGCTGCCATGGCTAATGCCACGACTGGGCCGTCTCCGACGTGCGCCCTTCATCACGTCATCCCTGGAACTAACCACAGAATGGTTCCGAATCGCGGCCTGCGGAGCT
It includes:
- a CDS encoding predicted protein, whose amino-acid sequence is QSFIFPRFPKSEKESLFIHDVLMQNFIFMDLSTEECDQFVDAMQKEVVGPGTPIITQGAIGDYFYIIESGMVLYMDETKDSGKQVVGKAYSGSSFGELALLYDCPRAVSCVAGPDTQVVLWKVDQNTFRHLVARQTHDHEQEMKDLVRKIDIFKNLEDHAITKFTNAMTPVHWEEGARIVQKGDEGNVFYIIESGNVKIHDIGLGDSQFEDQIVGPGGWFGERALLTGEHRAANVTAMSKVTTLAMDRETFEATVGPLKNFLE
- a CDS encoding predicted protein, which produces LSDLDKHRVLGKGAFGEVWLVSDTKKAGKSFALKSISKRTLLESKQEQSVINEKEFLCLLQHPFILNLVASFQDEENVYLLLPLVPGGELFNVLQKQKQKHLGLVNDHAAFYSACTIEAIGHLHQRQIAYRDLKLENILIDTEGYCKIIDLGFAKVVVDKTYTLVGTPEYLAPEIILSKGHDKSVDYWSYGVLVYELLVGHSPFYLKHSSQIDMFKRIVMQKYTIPETVEGHARVLIQDLLIRKPEKRLGNLSKGYFDIKKHAWFEMSKIKFRALLKKTLEAPWKPHLSGATDSSNFDSF
- a CDS encoding predicted protein → MPRLGGGSSGQTPLLDGDDSGGPLPLTQTLSSLRLEPTQNLSIVPEKTRSERKTPIKFTSFQMPRISSSSSDHAPMLPDRSPEAMQSVSLQKLSQRSVNTFRAAEHGKVDILPISIASSTFNRKRAVSSNNMSSGWYGQSSMPQSERPMPRTQSLRSRRSSSKPTCYDDEQNDGPDKSVTPYTRHVRHGWEDADFGSPYKLSHKSLRRSFTLNKAFLTLQLGHFLQLAVVIVVSFLVFDSYHRAITTTDQLSKFKNDESMLLLHLHRVEQQALNLHEEFDRLSKKDFVESHSIQNEDGRIERKNAVVVDSELIRKQTQQLRQMEEELSHEVRALQESIQIAARSCIVRTFGEGPVQVILDLNFGERNIQGGTKLTILLWYDTPHAAWTLLEQIRKGIWDGASFRLDKGRSIAAAPENPDRESKLEFIEHSQKNHDPWTIGLSDFGDDGIGLFVNLKDNSAFHKQDVCVGKIIDGFDALQQLVDLSRSRTNKISIAAATASHLTREHTSGLV
- a CDS encoding predicted protein, whose product is MQLMPAKVENDFRLSPKVHKHFRPTMPMSPLSKTSPPRLGYKLGTRLYRAPQAAIRNHSVVSSRDDVMKGARRRRPSRGISHGSQRQQQQEGMGFALERQSSDRSLGLEEILEPPLWHEQKDPYRRLNGSGRELGGSVPEINWKRTPPGRKLRALHILQGNEDYSEYLEDESFRTYNSFECRSSKEKVASPVKSLWTITNLSQLLLIVMLGGFIFDSRRKGKTHKAQLQQYDEERSHLLDQMMWIDKAAKKVHQRYPVQSPIDLDQETKEQLKQEVRDAQDSLQKLQLRVQLNDRQFLHEKFGDKPLQVGLSLDATGTERISIALSDDTPHAVSIFVQQADKNLWSDLRFERLLSGSIDVFSTQATTTPLLEFLERSRGCHERGAVALRQEEDRDIMFLVLRINLEDQSPLSNTDVCIGRVVKGLDLLTSRVS